A genomic segment from Glycine soja cultivar W05 chromosome 20, ASM419377v2, whole genome shotgun sequence encodes:
- the LOC114401578 gene encoding uncharacterized protein LOC114401578 translates to MTPGHAVDPLPHGHAPQPRVIPQAPQTDIPRVPEPGASSTSTEEPRHAVEVCDDIVERLERHLSLGVVTPGSSTHEVIEECLRLARSVTQDHLVYVRCRRRRRTDQA, encoded by the exons ATGACACCAGGCCACGCAGTAGATCCTCTACCTCATGGTCACGCCCCGCAGCCCCGAGTCATCCCTCAGGCCCCGCAGACGGATATCCCTCGCGTGCCGGAGCCAGGAGCATCGTCGACATCTACGGAGGAGCccagacatgcagtg GAAGTTTGTGATGACATTGTTGAGCGGTTGGAGCGCCATCTGAGTCTAGGGGTGGTCACGCCTGGCTCATCGACACATGAGGTGATCGAAGAATGCCTCAGATTGGCTAGGAGTGTCACACAGGACCATCTAGTATACGTTAGGTGTAGACGCAGGCGGCGCACTGATCAGGCTTag